The Triticum aestivum cultivar Chinese Spring chromosome 4B, IWGSC CS RefSeq v2.1, whole genome shotgun sequence sequence GAGATGGAGAAGGCGGCTCTGTTCGACTTCAACCTGACGCTCCCGGCGATCACGATTGAGTTCCTGCTGCTGATGGTTGCGCTGGACAAGCTCTACTTCTCGCCGCTGGGCAAGTTCATGGACGAGCGGGACGCCAAGATCCGCGCGGAGCTCGGCGGCGTCAAGGACGCCTCCGAGGAGGTGCGGCAGCTGGAGGAGCAGGCCCAGGCCATTCTCAAGGCGGCGCGCGCGGAGATCGCGGCGGCGCTCAATAAGATGAAGAAGGAGACGACCAAGGAGCTGGAGGCGAAGCTGGACGAGGGCCGCCGCCGCGTGGAGGCAGAGCTCGTGGAGGCGCTCGCCAGCCTCGAGGGGCAGAAGGAGGAGGCCATCAAGGCGCTGGACGCGCAGATCGTGTCGCTCAGCGACGAGATCGTCAAGAAGGTGCTCCCATCCGCGTGAAAACATTAGTAGATCACGCAGCGCGCAGCAGCCGGCGCAACCCCCCGTTTCATAGTAAAGATTACTAGTTCTTGATGTGTAATGTATACGCCCACTGGGCTGCCTCCCCTAAGAATGTAACTGAATCAAACAGTCTGTGATCGGGTATAAATGAATGATCCTTTTGTACACAACTCTGTCCTGATTCCTGAATGTGAGTGGTGCTTTGATCCCCAAATCATTTATCGAAGAACCCAAGGCAAAAATGCTGTAGACTGTCCCTgtgtgttttttcttttcttttttgaaaacaGTAGGACATTATACTCACCCTTATAAACGCACGCAAATTCCACCCCTACAATCACCTATGAGAGAGACTGAGCcgtcatatcatcttgagattgactaAGTCGCCAAACACGTCTTTGCAGTTAGCGGGAACGTCTCCTACTCAAAGCATATCGCCGGAAGGAttgaaataaatcaaaaaaatgcgAGCATCGGTGTCAAGTTTAGAACTTAAACTCTGGTGGATTAAGGATATCACTGTACTCCTAACCATCTAACTCCTTCAGGTTGGTTCGGGTGTTTCATGTGTTTTTGACATATTAGTGTTAGACATTATTCTTTAGAAATACCGTAATAGGATCATTAGCCTAGCTTGCATTAGACATGATTTACAAAGAGGGGTCCGTGACCAGTGCAAAAATTAAGACTAAATAAAATGTCGATGCGGCTTTATTTTCAAATGAAGGGATTGATGCAGCAGCTGACATTCTCATAGATGATAGGGGAAATTTGTCCCGACACAATGCAAGTTCCTTCCATTTGCAGCTGACACGATTACCACTGAAGTGATGGCTACGAGAGATGGGTTGTCCAATGGATGTGTGCGAACCGCCGCCATGTGGACTGGTTTATATTATCAACTGCCGTCTGCACCTGTCTgtatgagctgtttattgagtataaagCCAGTCACTGctcgggtagcccggttttcttttaaattggaggcaaattattatcaaccgccgtctgtactggatggatcaatgggcaggcgcacaagtcgccgctgctacagtttggttaacttcaaacagccagttggaaggaaccattggtcgagttgctgacacggctcatacgggatcttttataacccgccacagtcacctcaaccttctatggctGCGCATCGCATTATCAACGCCAACAATACAACTCTTATGCTATGAtcaaatatgaagaatctcaagacaactctttGAGTCATCTTAAGTCTCGGGGGTtacgatgatatgactcagcaaatctcGCCAGTTTCAGCAagtttaagaaccccaggacgatggagggaaagataacccggtcctggaggctactgttatattgataaaaatttaaaggccgtcagaaaatttccggcttagaaagtatatgacagttacaaaatcccggttcaatgaagaagtttcgggtcatcagaaaggaaTCCGGTTTACAATcaggctcaagggaagtcagtctcac is a genomic window containing:
- the LOC123092569 gene encoding ATP synthase subunit b', chloroplastic, with the protein product MATAMMAAATTSCSPRRALLKPAASSSSAPPPRPQPRSFLKQLPGLAATAAAAAVASAPLPALAVEMEKAALFDFNLTLPAITIEFLLLMVALDKLYFSPLGKFMDERDAKIRAELGGVKDASEEVRQLEEQAQAILKAARAEIAAALNKMKKETTKELEAKLDEGRRRVEAELVEALASLEGQKEEAIKALDAQIVSLSDEIVKKVLPSA